One Amycolatopsis sp. NBC_00355 genomic window carries:
- a CDS encoding ABC transporter permease codes for MTAAVPVVPVVSSEWTKFWSVRATWWTLIAGAALMAFYSAVSAISQRFDSEDPMGANTIALGGGFYLTQFAVIALATLFVTSEYAGGGIRSTLLWTPVRSRVVLAKAAVLLPVLFVYGVALSVSGMALAGVVKDGHGLPTSVAGALTTAFGMGGYFALLGLLCTGVGWALRSAAGTLVTVIVVLVPLPLIVASLGLPGWVPYFPGIAGVNAMVEPGQPNPITQSVAPYAPWVGLLICAIWTAVALVAGTAVLRRRDA; via the coding sequence ATGACGGCGGCGGTGCCTGTGGTGCCTGTGGTCTCTTCGGAGTGGACGAAGTTCTGGTCGGTCCGCGCGACGTGGTGGACGCTGATCGCCGGAGCCGCGCTGATGGCGTTCTACAGCGCGGTGTCGGCGATCTCCCAGCGCTTCGACAGCGAAGACCCGATGGGCGCGAACACGATCGCCCTCGGCGGCGGTTTCTACTTGACGCAGTTCGCGGTGATCGCGCTGGCCACGCTGTTCGTGACAAGCGAGTACGCGGGCGGCGGCATCCGGTCGACCCTGCTGTGGACGCCGGTGCGTTCACGGGTGGTCCTCGCGAAGGCGGCGGTGCTGCTGCCGGTGCTGTTCGTGTACGGCGTGGCGCTGTCGGTCTCGGGAATGGCCTTGGCGGGTGTGGTGAAGGACGGCCACGGCCTGCCGACGTCCGTCGCCGGCGCCCTCACAACAGCTTTCGGCATGGGCGGGTACTTCGCCTTGCTGGGGCTGCTGTGCACCGGAGTGGGCTGGGCGCTGCGAAGCGCGGCGGGGACGTTGGTGACGGTGATCGTGGTGCTGGTGCCGCTGCCGCTGATCGTCGCGTCGCTGGGCCTGCCGGGCTGGGTGCCGTACTTCCCGGGGATCGCCGGGGTGAACGCGATGGTCGAGCCGGGACAGCCGAACCCGATCACGCAGTCAGTGGCGCCGTACGCACCTTGGGTGGGGTTGCTGATCTGCGCGATCTGGACCGCGGTGGCGCTGGTCGCGGGCACTGCGGTGCTGCGCCGCCGGGACGCCTGA
- a CDS encoding ATP-binding cassette domain-containing protein, whose product MITLRGLTKRYGEKTVVDALTCDVAAGQVTGFLGPNGAGKSTTMRMTVGLDHPQAGEVRVGGRRYAELRHPLREVGALLDAKALHPGRSAGKHLLAMAHSNGIPASRVEEVLATVGLSDVAGKRAGQFSLGMGQRLGIAGALLGDPGVLLFDEPVNGLDPDGVRWVRQLMRSLAAEGRTVFVSSHLMSEMQLTADHLVVIGRGKLLADAPVAEFIAGNSRTTVSVRVPDAAERDALSLRLLAEGGRTDVGDPAELVVDGIGVTRVGDLVHELGIRVHGLAERTASLEQAYMELTASSVEYGVSA is encoded by the coding sequence ATGATCACGCTCAGGGGACTCACCAAACGCTACGGGGAGAAGACCGTCGTCGACGCGCTCACCTGCGACGTCGCGGCCGGGCAGGTGACCGGGTTCCTCGGCCCGAACGGCGCCGGGAAGTCGACGACCATGCGGATGACCGTCGGGCTCGACCACCCGCAGGCCGGCGAAGTACGCGTCGGCGGGCGGCGGTACGCCGAACTGCGGCATCCGCTGCGCGAGGTCGGCGCGTTGCTCGACGCCAAAGCCCTGCATCCGGGCCGCAGCGCCGGAAAGCACCTTCTGGCGATGGCGCACAGCAACGGCATCCCGGCTTCGCGGGTCGAGGAGGTGCTCGCGACGGTCGGACTTTCGGACGTCGCGGGCAAGCGGGCCGGGCAGTTTTCGCTCGGCATGGGGCAGCGGCTGGGCATCGCGGGCGCGCTGCTCGGCGACCCCGGCGTGCTGCTGTTCGACGAACCGGTCAACGGCCTCGACCCGGACGGTGTCCGCTGGGTGCGGCAGTTGATGCGCTCCCTGGCGGCCGAGGGGCGCACGGTGTTCGTCTCGAGCCACCTGATGAGCGAGATGCAGCTGACCGCCGACCACCTCGTGGTGATCGGCAGGGGAAAGCTCCTCGCGGACGCGCCGGTCGCCGAGTTCATCGCGGGCAACTCGCGCACGACGGTCTCGGTGCGCGTCCCGGACGCCGCCGAGCGCGACGCGCTGTCCCTGCGCCTGCTGGCGGAGGGCGGCCGCACCGACGTCGGTGACCCGGCCGAGCTGGTGGTCGACGGCATCGGCGTCACCCGCGTCGGCGATCTGGTGCACGAGCTGGGGATCCGGGTGCACGGCCTCGCCGAACGGACAGCGTCGCTCGAACAGGCGTACATGGAACTGACGGCTTCTTCGGTGGAGTACGGGGTGTCGGCATGA